In Candidatus Contubernalis alkalaceticus, the following proteins share a genomic window:
- the fdnG gene encoding formate dehydrogenase-N subunit alpha gives MKISRRNFLKLSGLAALTGSLAAKLGCQPDDEEIADPSPDTEQPKTDDAVELRIQYADTVTTICPFCGVGCGILCFVEDGKLIGTEGDGDNPLNEGTLCSKGSALFNMAYEYDEVKGEPDINSSRITKVLYRAPKASDWEEKDWDWALETIADRIKNTRDEYFEQTNSNGVTVNRCKALAWLGSAMVNNEENYLFHKIARALGIINFDHCARLCHSSTVAGLGNTFGRGAMTNHINDFQHSDVVMNIGGNTAEMHPISMKWIQRARDTKGAKLIVADPRVSRTAAVADLYAPLRPGTNVAFLSGLIQYALENEKYHREYVVNYTNASYLVNPDFKFEDGLFSGAGKHSEGHVLYDKSTWAYQRNGDGSILKDETLEDPNCVFQLMKEHYSRYDIKTVSEITGCPQDKFRETAELFCSTGEPGKAGSISYSMGQTQFTCGAANVRSTAILQLLLGNLGIAGGGVNAQRGQSNVQGACDMGNLYHIIPGYLGMIRDNLHPTFNDYNEKETPATGYWSNKPKFLVSLLKAFWGENATAENDFCYDYFPKLDQKDRSHIGIFNYMGAGEIKGFINWADNPAVSGPNCSKERSSMANLDWLVCVDLFECETAAFWKAPGTDPANIDTEVFLLPAALHIERDGTIANTGRWIQWRNKAVEAPGDCKPDLWIVDRLFKAVKKAYEADPGPFPNPILEMHWGYGEDADSAEVAKEINGYETATGNLLNNFTALADDGSTTCGSWIYSGYYNDESNPPCKKRIRETEGIGNHSDWSFSWPVNRRILYNRCSCDADGKPWNPDVPVMWYDNGEWTGNDIPDFNATVSPEENVNTPFIMRPELQALLFGPGMADGPFPEYYEPWESPYDNIMSSVQFNPCSQVWYPQERAEVGSTEFPYVATSYRLTEHYQSGTMTRNIPWLNELMPEIFVEISPSLADIINVQNGDKVEVSSKRGQYEAVACVTPRLKPLNVYGQDTEIVGIVWHWGYMGKSTGPTANDLTPSIGDANTTIPEYKAFVCNVRRVG, from the coding sequence ATGAAGATATCCAGGAGGAACTTTTTAAAACTCTCAGGCCTGGCGGCTCTTACCGGTTCTTTGGCAGCAAAACTGGGATGTCAGCCGGATGATGAGGAAATTGCCGATCCCTCACCCGATACCGAACAACCAAAAACTGATGACGCTGTAGAGCTGCGGATTCAATATGCTGATACTGTAACCACCATCTGTCCTTTCTGTGGAGTGGGATGTGGAATATTATGTTTTGTGGAGGATGGAAAGCTCATAGGCACCGAGGGAGACGGTGACAATCCCCTAAATGAAGGGACCCTTTGCAGCAAAGGATCTGCCTTGTTCAATATGGCTTATGAGTACGATGAAGTAAAAGGAGAACCAGACATTAATTCCAGTCGGATTACTAAAGTCCTTTACCGGGCGCCAAAGGCTTCGGATTGGGAGGAGAAGGACTGGGATTGGGCTCTGGAGACCATAGCGGACAGAATAAAGAATACCAGAGATGAGTACTTTGAACAGACCAACTCTAATGGTGTTACCGTGAACCGCTGCAAAGCTCTTGCCTGGCTGGGCAGTGCCATGGTCAACAATGAGGAAAATTATTTGTTCCATAAAATTGCCCGGGCTTTAGGTATCATCAATTTTGATCATTGTGCCCGCCTGTGCCACTCCTCTACGGTAGCTGGTCTGGGCAATACCTTTGGCCGTGGTGCCATGACTAACCATATAAATGATTTCCAGCATTCTGATGTAGTAATGAATATTGGAGGAAATACGGCGGAGATGCATCCCATTTCCATGAAGTGGATTCAGAGGGCCAGAGATACCAAAGGAGCCAAATTAATCGTGGCGGATCCCCGGGTTTCCCGAACTGCTGCGGTGGCTGACCTGTATGCTCCCCTGCGTCCCGGGACAAATGTGGCTTTCCTCTCAGGACTGATTCAATATGCCCTGGAAAATGAAAAATATCACAGGGAATACGTGGTTAATTACACCAATGCTTCTTACCTGGTTAATCCCGATTTTAAATTTGAGGATGGCCTGTTTTCCGGTGCGGGAAAACATTCTGAGGGACATGTGCTGTATGATAAATCCACCTGGGCTTACCAAAGAAATGGGGATGGCAGCATTTTGAAGGATGAAACCCTGGAAGATCCCAACTGCGTGTTCCAATTAATGAAAGAGCATTATTCCCGTTACGACATAAAAACAGTAAGTGAAATTACCGGTTGTCCCCAGGATAAATTTAGGGAGACAGCGGAACTTTTCTGCAGTACCGGGGAACCGGGAAAAGCCGGATCCATATCCTATTCCATGGGTCAGACCCAGTTCACCTGCGGCGCTGCTAACGTTCGTTCCACAGCAATACTGCAGCTTCTTTTGGGGAATCTGGGAATTGCCGGGGGCGGAGTGAATGCTCAAAGGGGACAGTCCAACGTGCAGGGTGCCTGCGATATGGGCAACCTGTATCACATTATCCCCGGTTATCTGGGAATGATCAGGGATAACCTGCATCCTACATTTAATGATTACAATGAAAAAGAAACCCCGGCCACTGGATACTGGAGCAATAAGCCCAAATTCTTAGTGAGTCTGCTGAAAGCCTTCTGGGGAGAAAATGCCACGGCAGAAAATGATTTCTGCTATGATTATTTCCCCAAGCTGGATCAGAAAGACCGATCCCATATTGGAATATTCAATTATATGGGTGCCGGGGAAATCAAAGGATTTATTAACTGGGCGGATAACCCTGCCGTGAGCGGTCCTAACTGTTCTAAAGAGCGCAGCAGTATGGCGAATCTGGATTGGCTGGTGTGTGTAGACTTGTTTGAATGCGAAACTGCTGCCTTCTGGAAAGCCCCGGGAACAGATCCTGCAAATATTGATACGGAGGTTTTTCTTCTGCCGGCAGCTCTCCATATAGAGAGGGATGGAACTATAGCCAACACCGGACGCTGGATACAATGGCGGAATAAAGCTGTGGAAGCTCCTGGAGACTGCAAGCCGGATCTCTGGATTGTGGACCGCTTGTTTAAAGCCGTTAAGAAGGCTTACGAGGCTGATCCCGGACCTTTCCCCAATCCCATTTTAGAAATGCATTGGGGTTATGGTGAGGATGCTGATTCAGCAGAAGTAGCCAAGGAGATAAACGGGTATGAAACGGCTACCGGTAATCTGTTAAATAACTTTACCGCCCTGGCCGATGATGGTTCCACTACCTGCGGGTCCTGGATTTACAGCGGATACTATAACGATGAGAGCAATCCCCCCTGCAAGAAGCGTATCCGGGAGACTGAGGGAATTGGAAACCATTCAGACTGGTCCTTTTCCTGGCCTGTAAACAGGAGAATTCTCTATAACCGGTGTTCCTGTGATGCCGATGGGAAACCCTGGAACCCTGATGTCCCGGTTATGTGGTACGATAACGGGGAGTGGACAGGAAACGATATTCCGGATTTCAATGCCACCGTTTCCCCGGAGGAAAATGTGAACACACCCTTTATCATGAGGCCGGAGCTGCAGGCGCTGCTCTTTGGGCCGGGTATGGCAGACGGACCTTTCCCCGAATACTATGAGCCCTGGGAAAGCCCCTATGATAATATCATGTCCTCTGTCCAATTTAACCCCTGCAGCCAGGTATGGTATCCCCAAGAAAGGGCTGAAGTGGGCAGCACAGAGTTTCCCTATGTGGCCACTTCATATCGTTTGACGGAACATTACCAATCGGGTACCATGACCCGAAATATTCCCTGGCTCAATGAACTGATGCCGGAAATCTTTGTGGAAATCAGTCCTTCCCTGGCAGATATAATAAATGTTCAAAATGGAGACAAAGTGGAGGTATCCAGTAAGCGGGGTCAGTATGAGGCGGTAGCCTGTGTAACTCCCCGGTTAAAACCACTTAATGTGTATGGGCAGGATACGGAAATTGTCGGTATTGTTTGGCATTGGGGTTACATGGGCAAGTCCACAGGACCCACAGCTAATGATCTTACTCCATCCATTGGTGATGCCAATACCACTATACCAGAGTATAAAGCCTTTGTCTGTAACGTAAGGAGGGTTGGATAA
- a CDS encoding selenium metabolism-associated LysR family transcriptional regulator: MQFYQLQAFIKVAEKRSFSRAAEDIFLSQSTVSTHIGSLEKHFGQKLFDRLGKEVTLTPFGEKLFYWAREMIKMRDMALWDLKEWTGKTEGNIHIAASTVPAQFMAPFLISYFVKKYPGIQFTLTQNSSEIVADCLLKGDADLGMLGEKYYSEKIEYIPFLDEKLVLITPADVVFNNPISITEVLDYPFIFRKPGSGTQAVVEKIFKKENIDISRLNVVAYFNNVQSIKQGVKEGVGVSIISEIAAMDYSHSSLINYYHLKELKNRRSFYFAYNRQKTLAPYIQEFISLGRDWPL, translated from the coding sequence ATGCAGTTTTATCAACTTCAAGCATTTATCAAAGTAGCGGAAAAGAGGAGTTTTTCCAGGGCGGCAGAGGACATTTTCTTAAGTCAATCCACGGTAAGCACCCATATAGGCAGCCTGGAAAAACATTTCGGGCAGAAACTATTTGACAGGCTGGGTAAAGAAGTAACCTTGACCCCTTTTGGAGAAAAGCTTTTTTACTGGGCCCGGGAAATGATAAAGATGCGTGATATGGCTTTGTGGGATTTAAAAGAATGGACGGGAAAAACGGAAGGGAACATTCATATTGCTGCCAGCACAGTACCCGCACAATTTATGGCCCCTTTTCTAATATCATATTTCGTAAAAAAATACCCAGGTATTCAGTTTACCCTTACCCAGAACAGTTCGGAAATTGTAGCTGACTGCCTGTTAAAAGGGGATGCAGACCTGGGAATGCTGGGAGAAAAATATTATTCTGAGAAGATTGAGTATATTCCCTTTTTAGATGAGAAACTAGTCCTTATCACTCCGGCAGACGTAGTTTTTAACAATCCTATATCCATTACCGAGGTTCTGGACTATCCCTTTATCTTTCGCAAGCCCGGATCCGGTACCCAGGCGGTGGTGGAGAAAATTTTTAAAAAAGAAAACATTGATATTTCTCGATTAAATGTAGTAGCTTACTTCAACAACGTTCAATCCATTAAGCAGGGGGTCAAGGAAGGGGTTGGGGTTTCTATCATTTCAGAAATTGCCGCCATGGATTACAGCCACAGCAGTTTAATTAATTACTATCATCTCAAAGAGCTAAAAAATAGAAGAAGTTTTTACTTTGCTTATAATCGCCAAAAAACATTGGCTCCTTATATTCAAGAATTTATTTCCTTGGGCAGAGATTGGCCCCTTTAA